The Paenibacillus sophorae genome has a segment encoding these proteins:
- a CDS encoding DUF523 domain-containing protein, with the protein MIIVSSCLAGVECRYDGSHNVLDKIQKLARENKAVLVCPEVLGGCPTPREPAEIVGGTGEDVLAGNAKVIDRSGREVTGLFIEGAYKALETARKHNASLIVLKENSPSCGSQMIYDGRFAGNKIPGEGVTVALLRREGFKVISEKEFASGEFDAQ; encoded by the coding sequence ATGATCATCGTCAGCTCTTGCCTGGCCGGTGTCGAGTGCCGGTACGACGGGTCGCATAATGTACTGGATAAAATACAGAAATTGGCCCGTGAGAACAAGGCTGTGCTGGTCTGCCCCGAAGTGTTGGGCGGGTGTCCCACGCCGCGCGAACCGGCCGAGATTGTGGGCGGAACGGGCGAAGATGTCTTAGCCGGAAACGCCAAGGTTATCGACCGGTCCGGCAGGGAGGTTACCGGGCTTTTTATCGAGGGCGCCTATAAAGCTCTCGAAACAGCGCGGAAGCACAATGCTTCTCTCATCGTTCTAAAAGAAAATAGCCCTTCCTGCGGCAGCCAAATGATTTATGACGGCCGGTTTGCGGGCAATAAAATCCCCGGAGAAGGCGTAACGGTAGCGCTGCTCAGACGGGAAGGCTTCAAAGTTATTTCGGAAAAAGAGTTCGCTTCCGGGGAGTTCGATGCTCAGTAA
- a CDS encoding HEAT repeat domain-containing protein, whose product MDAEETNNGLPENYAELKKAAGRSADWRARLEAVEEMGKYPHRQVIDILTRLAESDPVYTVQEAAYRKLEAFGETVAAPSKDKPELFKGVSKILLRVKKSLPREHTYEEFKEKLKKMRIDVYDAYEGEKGEGFDKWLERKWSSVK is encoded by the coding sequence ATAGACGCCGAAGAAACGAACAATGGACTGCCGGAGAATTATGCGGAATTGAAAAAAGCCGCCGGACGTTCCGCCGATTGGAGAGCTCGTCTTGAAGCGGTGGAGGAGATGGGGAAATATCCTCACAGACAAGTCATTGATATCCTGACGCGGCTTGCGGAAAGTGATCCGGTATATACAGTGCAGGAAGCGGCTTACAGGAAGCTTGAAGCGTTCGGCGAGACTGTGGCGGCTCCTTCCAAGGACAAGCCCGAGCTGTTCAAAGGCGTTTCCAAAATTCTGCTGAGGGTCAAGAAAAGTCTCCCCCGTGAACATACGTATGAAGAGTTCAAAGAGAAGCTGAAGAAGATGAGAATCGACGTGTATGACGCTTATGAAGGCGAAAAAGGCGAAGGCTTCGACAAGTGGCTGGAGAGAAAATGGTCTTCGGTAAAATAA